Within Candidatus Methylomirabilota bacterium, the genomic segment CTTTCCGTCAGCGTGCAGCTTGATTCGGGTGCGGAGGTCGTGCGTCGTTCCGGTGTAGAGCCGTTGATCTCGATCACTCCGCAACACGTACGTGTAGTACACGGCGCCTCCCTTGGCGCGAATAGTTGGAACGGCACTAGCCGGTGAAGAGTCCTCCGTTGGGCGAGAGCCACTGGCCCGTGAAGAACGAGCTGTCGTCGGAAGCGAGGAAGAGCGCGGTGGTCGCCACCTCCGCCGGCTCCGCCCAGCGGCCGAGCGGCGTGCCGGCGACGATGGCCGTCCGCATGAGCGGCGGGATCGGCGCCGTCATCGGCGTATCGATGAAGCCGGGACAGATCGCGTTCACCCGGATGCCGCGGGAGCTGACCTCGCGCGCCACCGCGCGCGTGAAGGAGAGGATGCCGCCCTTGGCGGCACTGTAGTGGGAAGCGCTCTCCACCCCCATCAACGCGGCGACGCTCGACATGTTGATGATCACGCCGCGGTTGCGCCGGCTCATGAGCCGGAGCGCCTCCCGGGTGCAGAAAAAGGTGCCGTCGAGGTGGACCGCGATCATGCGGCGCCAGGCCTCGTCGGTGATCGCTTGCGTGATGTCCCAGTGGGTCTTGACCCCCTGCCCGCTCAGCAGCTCGGCCAGGCGCATTTCCGCCCTGCGGCCGATCGCCTCGCACTCGGCGCCGGCGGGGGCGATGCCGGCGTTGTTGACCAGGATGTCGAGGGTGGCGAACTCGCGCTCGATCTCGGCGAACATCGCCCGCACCTGCGCGCTGTCGGCGACGTCGGCGCGGACAGCGCGGCCCCGCGCCGCTTCCATCGCCGCCACCGTCTGCTCGGCGGCGGGGAGGTTCACGTCGTTGACGACGACGCGCGCGCCCTCCTCGGCGAAGAGCAGCGCGATGGCGCGACCGATGCCCGACCCGCCGCCCGTGACGAGGGCGATCCGATCCTTGAGCTTCATGACGGTGGACTCTACCCGATCCGGGCGCCCGGCGTGACGGGCCGGTCGGGATGGAGCAGGATCACCTCGCCGGCCTCGTCGTAGGCCCCCAGCACCAACACCTCCGACACGAACGGGCCGATCTGCTTCGGCGGGAAGTTCACGACGGCGACGACGCGCCGGCCGACGAGGTCCTCCGGGCGGTAATGGCGCGTGATCTGCGCGCTGGAGCGCTTGACGCCCAGAGGACCGAAGTCGATCCAGAGCCGGTAGGCGGGACGGCGCGCCTCGGGAAACTCGCGGGCGTCGGTCACGACGCCCACGCGCATGTCGACCTTCTCGAAGTCCGCCCAGCCGATCGTGATGGCGTCAGCGCCCGTCGAGGAGGCCGAGCGTCGCTCCCGGATAGTAGAACTCGAGGATCTTGCGGGCCGGGTAGCCCTGCTCGGCCATGCCCTTAGCGCCCCACTGGCAGAGACCGACGCCGTGGCCGTAGCCCCGGCCGGTGAAGCGCGCCAGCTCGCGATCCACGGCGACCGCGAACAGCGTGCTCTTGAGCGTGTCGTAGCCGACGATGCGGCGGAAGTCGTTGCCCCGCAGCCGGACCACGCCGTGCGTGCCCCGCACGCTGACCAGGGTCGCCCGCAGCGACGGCGTCCGCTCCGTCACCTCGATGGCCCGCACGGTTCCCACGTCCGTCCCGTGGCGGCGCAGCAGCTCGCTGAGCTGGGCGAGGCGGAGGTCGAGGGTCCAGTAGAAGTGCGGCGAGCCCGCCGAGAACTGGCAGACCACCGGCTTGAGCGCCGGCATGTTGCGGGCCGCGAAGACGGTGCGCGGGTCCTCCGTGTAGCCGCCGCTCTCGGTGTGATAGAAGGCCGGGAACAGCTCGCCCTCCCAGCGCAGCACCTGTCCGGCGGTCTCCCGCACCGCGCCCCAGATGGGAGACGAGGGCGGCACCCGCCCGGCGTACTGCTGGTGGGCGGTGGACGCCGTGATGTGGTAGGGCCTGCCGGCGCTGATGATGCGGCGGTAGGCGGCGTAGGTGCGGGCGACGATCGCCTGGGCCCGGAGCGCCTCCAGGGGCCAGGCCTCGCCGAGCTCGGCGCGCACTACACCCGCCAGGTATTCCTCGAGCGGCAGCTCGTTGACGACCGCGATGCCCTCACCGTTCGTCATCAAATCCACCACCGGCCCGTACTCCCGCCCGCCCAGGCGCATGGGCCGCTCGCTGCGCAGCCGAACGGCGGCCGCTCGCTGGCCGGCGATCTCGATGGCCGAGCCCGCCCACACCGCGCGCACGACGTCGGCGCGCCAGCGGGCGCAGTCGCCGCAGCGGTCGAGCTCGCCCGGGGCGCCGGCGGGCAGCGCCGAGATCTCGATGTCGGTGCCGCGCACCTCGGTCAGGCGGACGGACTCCTGGAGGGCGACGCGGATGGCGTCCGACGCCGAGGCGGGGCCCGTGAGGACCGCCAGGAGCGCCAGTACTCCGACCGGGATCCTCACCGGCGACCGATCAGCCAGAACAGGAGCGTCAGGGCGACGCTCAGCAGGAGGGACGTCGCCAGCGGGAAGTAGAAGGTCCAGTTGCCGCGCTGAATATAGATGTCGCCCGGCAACCGCCCGACCCAGGGGATCCGCCCCGCCAGCACCAGGACCGCCCCCACGGCGGCGATCAGCAGTCCGAAGACGATCAGGAGCTTGCCGACATCACTCATT encodes:
- a CDS encoding SDR family NAD(P)-dependent oxidoreductase — translated: MKLKDRIALVTGGGSGIGRAIALLFAEEGARVVVNDVNLPAAEQTVAAMEAARGRAVRADVADSAQVRAMFAEIEREFATLDILVNNAGIAPAGAECEAIGRRAEMRLAELLSGQGVKTHWDITQAITDEAWRRMIAVHLDGTFFCTREALRLMSRRNRGVIINMSSVAALMGVESASHYSAAKGGILSFTRAVAREVSSRGIRVNAICPGFIDTPMTAPIPPLMRTAIVAGTPLGRWAEPAEVATTALFLASDDSSFFTGQWLSPNGGLFTG
- a CDS encoding tRNA-binding protein; amino-acid sequence: MRERRSASSTGADAITIGWADFEKVDMRVGVVTDAREFPEARRPAYRLWIDFGPLGVKRSSAQITRHYRPEDLVGRRVVAVVNFPPKQIGPFVSEVLVLGAYDEAGEVILLHPDRPVTPGARIG
- a CDS encoding SpoIID/LytB domain-containing protein, whose amino-acid sequence is MRIPVGVLALLAVLTGPASASDAIRVALQESVRLTEVRGTDIEISALPAGAPGELDRCGDCARWRADVVRAVWAGSAIEIAGQRAAAVRLRSERPMRLGGREYGPVVDLMTNGEGIAVVNELPLEEYLAGVVRAELGEAWPLEALRAQAIVARTYAAYRRIISAGRPYHITASTAHQQYAGRVPPSSPIWGAVRETAGQVLRWEGELFPAFYHTESGGYTEDPRTVFAARNMPALKPVVCQFSAGSPHFYWTLDLRLAQLSELLRRHGTDVGTVRAIEVTERTPSLRATLVSVRGTHGVVRLRGNDFRRIVGYDTLKSTLFAVAVDRELARFTGRGYGHGVGLCQWGAKGMAEQGYPARKILEFYYPGATLGLLDGR
- a CDS encoding DUF2905 domain-containing protein, producing MSDVGKLLIVFGLLIAAVGAVLVLAGRIPWVGRLPGDIYIQRGNWTFYFPLATSLLLSVALTLLFWLIGRR